From the Musa acuminata AAA Group cultivar baxijiao chromosome BXJ3-1, Cavendish_Baxijiao_AAA, whole genome shotgun sequence genome, the window GGAGAAATCATTCCTTAGGACAAGCTTCGATAATGATGATTCCGAGTAAGTTCTAAATCTTAAGCTTTTGTTTTTATTCATCGAATCacatttaatttttataattgagCCTTTTATCCCAACCATTTATGTTGTCATGCGAATTAGAACGTAATGAATTCGGTCTTAATTGTTAGGCACGGTTAGACGAATCCACGTATTACTTCTCCTAAAATTTGTCTCACGACGCTGTTCCAAGTTGGAAAGAAAACTACTGTGCTTTGACCCGGTCAAACCCCATATTAGAATGTGGCGCTACGTTGACTCCCTATAATTATCCCTCTTTGTCACGATGCCGTCGACGGTCCTCCTCCCTTGTGCCATTAGAAATGGCGTGAGCTCAAGAGACACCTTCGGCCTCGAAGCTGCCTTCTCCCGTCCATCGCAGGTTCCCTGAGAACAACGATGGCTAGGTAATTCCCATCACAAGGTAACTCGCCTTTGCAGCCATTCCTCGATACGTTATATATCTGCATTCCCTTCGATCATAATGGTCCACATGAAtgacttcctctctctctctctctctcttatgacCCACGTTTCTTTATCTACATCAGATGAAGAAGAAGCATCTCCATTCTTCTTTCTAttgtattcaaattcaaatctatttgtttattgttttttttttgtcatttaatctacaaaaaaaattatattatcattcTTGAGAGCATCTTTGATGCACAAAAGGAATAATATTACTTTCACAGACAACGTTGTTGAGTCACAGAATTTTTCCGGCTTGCATCGACCAATAATAATGCCGCTATTGGCCGATGGGAATGAAGCGCGAtcgtcttcttccttcttatCACGTAATTTTCTTCTCTGAATGCCACAAAGCAGAGAGCAGCAGCTCACGGCAACCATGGATAAGGAAGGCGTCGACCAGAAAGAGAAAAGCAACTCAGCTCCGTCAACTCCACGCCGGCTCGATCCTCCAAATGGCAGACGAACCATAGTCGACTCCCCTTACAGGCACATCCCCAGGCCACCTGAGAAGTCTCTCCCACACTATCTCAAACCAACGATATGCTCCACCCATTCCTCCAAGAACCAGCACCAGCCTTGTCATGCTTCCCCGCCATTCGCCGCCGCCAATGGTAAACGCCTTCCGCATAAGCTGATGATCCCCAGAGCTTCTCCGACGCCATGCCCACCTCAATTAAGCCCCACTTCCTCCAAGCACAGAGCAACACGGGCCCCTTCACTGTCACCTGTACACAAACTAGCCGTACGCAATGAAGCGAACTCGGAGAAGGCATCACCGAGTCCTCCCCTCAGAAAGACGAGAAGTCTCCCGTTGAAGAGGGACGCACAGCCTCATGCCAAGGTCGCAGAAGCTGAGGCGACTCGGTCGACTTCACCAAAGAGCAGAGACAAAGAAGTTAAACACCCCAAGAGCTCCGAGAAGAGTGCTGTCGTCGCAGCAGGCAAGCAGAGAGCACGAGCGAAGTCGATGTCCATGACCTCCATCGACATGGCGGAAGGTACAAGAAAGCCAAGCGTCCGACGATCTGGAAAGTTGGTGGCTGGACACGAACGCAAGGAGCAGGCGGCGGCGGGTGAGAGGCTGAGGTGCAAGGGGAAGGCGACGGTGAGGGAAGAGGAGGGCAAGGAGGTGAAGGGGAGAAAGGGGTCGCCGCCCGCCTCCATCGCCGTCACGGACGAGGCtgctgctgcggcggcggcggcgaggagGAACAAGGTCAAA encodes:
- the LOC103997694 gene encoding uncharacterized protein LOC103997694 — encoded protein: MHKEEKSFLRTSFDNDDSEEQQLTATMDKEGVDQKEKSNSAPSTPRRLDPPNGRRTIVDSPYRHIPRPPEKSLPHYLKPTICSTHSSKNQHQPCHASPPFAAANGKRLPHKLMIPRASPTPCPPQLSPTSSKHRATRAPSLSPVHKLAVRNEANSEKASPSPPLRKTRSLPLKRDAQPHAKVAEAEATRSTSPKSRDKEVKHPKSSEKSAVVAAGKQRARAKSMSMTSIDMAEGTRKPSVRRSGKLVAGHERKEQAAAGERLRCKGKATVREEEGKEVKGRKGSPPASIAVTDEAAAAAAAARRNKVKALVGAFETVISLHEDVGADGQGGQRGEGEESKR